A stretch of Stenotrophomonas indicatrix DNA encodes these proteins:
- a CDS encoding serine hydrolase domain-containing protein: protein MRSPLPVSALLLCLYALPCIAGPAHPDPGRMRALEQAIASDELKQIRSVLLQVDGQVVYEGYFNGADAQTLHDVRSASKSVTALLVGAAIGDGRLPGVRAKVYDYFPAFVAQHDVDPRLRGTTVEDLLAMSTLWECDDENPFSAGHEERMYVGERWLDFALALPVKGFAPWMARPEDSPHGRAFAYCTANSFVLGAVLERATGQPLADYAAHALERPLGITHSLWNRSPEGIGMGGGGTRYRSRDLARLGQLVLDGGRWQGRQLVPRDYVAAMLSPQATAGDGSDYGYQWWGLKLTVGGQPQTVWAMSGNGGNYVFLLPQQRAVAVVTSQAYNRSIAHPQSRRILTEFLLPALR from the coding sequence ATGCGTTCGCCCCTGCCTGTGTCCGCCCTGCTGCTGTGCCTGTACGCCCTCCCCTGCATCGCCGGCCCTGCCCACCCTGATCCTGGCCGCATGCGCGCGCTGGAGCAGGCCATCGCCAGCGATGAGCTGAAACAGATCCGCAGCGTGCTGCTGCAGGTTGATGGACAGGTCGTGTACGAGGGCTATTTCAACGGTGCCGATGCGCAGACCCTGCACGACGTGCGCTCGGCCAGTAAAAGCGTGACCGCCCTGCTGGTCGGCGCAGCGATCGGCGACGGCCGGCTGCCGGGCGTTCGCGCGAAGGTGTACGACTACTTCCCGGCCTTCGTCGCCCAGCACGACGTGGATCCCCGCCTGCGTGGCACCACGGTGGAGGACCTGCTGGCGATGAGCACGCTGTGGGAGTGCGACGACGAGAACCCGTTCTCGGCCGGCCACGAGGAGCGCATGTACGTCGGCGAGCGCTGGCTCGATTTTGCCCTGGCGCTGCCGGTGAAGGGCTTCGCGCCCTGGATGGCGCGCCCGGAGGACAGTCCTCACGGTCGCGCGTTTGCCTACTGCACCGCCAACTCCTTCGTGCTCGGCGCGGTACTGGAACGTGCGACCGGACAACCGCTGGCCGATTACGCAGCCCATGCACTGGAACGACCACTGGGCATCACCCACAGCCTGTGGAACCGTTCCCCCGAGGGCATCGGCATGGGCGGAGGCGGCACACGCTACCGCAGCCGGGACCTGGCCCGCCTTGGCCAGCTCGTGCTTGATGGCGGTCGTTGGCAGGGGCGCCAGCTGGTTCCACGCGACTACGTCGCCGCGATGCTGTCACCGCAGGCAACGGCCGGCGACGGCAGCGATTACGGCTATCAATGGTGGGGCCTGAAACTGACTGTCGGTGGCCAGCCACAGACCGTATGGGCGATGTCCGGCAACGGCGGCAACTACGTGTTCCTGCTGCCGCAACAGCGCGCTGTCGCGGTGGTGACCAGCCAGGCCTACAACCGCAGCATCGCTCACCCGCAGTCGCGCCGCATCCTCACCGAATTCCTGCTGCCGGCGCTGCGCTGA
- a CDS encoding winged helix-turn-helix transcriptional regulator yields the protein MDTLRLLDLQIDRPAQRVSRAGDVLPIQGLSWRLFDVLLAHGNDVVDFDTLAAQVWAPAVVGEDAVSQRVKLLRQALGDDSRRPRYIRSVRGRGYQLCAVPTIAPPAAAVPITGHRKKWPWLAGAGVVVLAAAASFWPRTPAAGGPLPLLQRADYYASIGQASNNERAIALYRQALQVDPDSSPARRGLSRALSAQGCLFNGSPEQVQEGLALANIERELAPQEGAVYALRGYAYDCLGQMPQAISEYERAIALDPDDERTRASLAYLHQERGHLALALRANLALTAPERLRFRDVQVARELELLGFTHAAAQRHARNFQLYPDNVFANIAWPRSLFAAGDPGRARQALTEALARGTPHPQLLRLQGELALLAGDHAAAADAFERGRQLRPQQSLGQSLAALYAQPAASPEWVASRLATLQAQRGDGWSDAALERALLLQAQGDLEAAVTALQQAVDDGFRDAAWLRSTPLFASLHEARGWAPLLARIDADIGRQRAQVLAADWRPAGLADLSAAPAAGIR from the coding sequence ATGGACACCCTGCGCCTGCTTGACCTGCAGATCGACCGCCCCGCGCAGCGGGTCAGCCGCGCCGGCGACGTGCTGCCGATCCAGGGGCTGAGCTGGCGCCTGTTCGACGTGCTGCTGGCACACGGCAACGACGTTGTCGACTTCGACACGCTGGCTGCACAGGTGTGGGCACCTGCAGTGGTTGGGGAGGATGCGGTCAGCCAGCGGGTCAAGCTGTTGCGGCAGGCGCTGGGTGATGACAGCCGACGCCCGCGCTACATCCGTTCGGTACGCGGGCGCGGCTATCAGTTGTGTGCAGTGCCGACCATCGCACCGCCGGCAGCGGCGGTGCCCATTACCGGGCACCGGAAGAAATGGCCATGGCTTGCAGGTGCCGGTGTCGTCGTTCTTGCCGCTGCCGCCTCGTTCTGGCCGCGCACGCCGGCGGCCGGTGGCCCGCTGCCGTTGCTGCAGCGCGCCGACTATTACGCCAGCATCGGCCAGGCCAGCAACAACGAGCGCGCCATCGCCCTGTACCGGCAGGCATTGCAGGTGGACCCTGATTCAAGTCCGGCGCGCCGCGGCCTGTCACGAGCGTTGTCCGCGCAGGGCTGTCTGTTCAATGGATCGCCCGAGCAGGTCCAGGAAGGGCTGGCGCTGGCCAACATCGAACGTGAACTCGCGCCGCAGGAGGGTGCTGTGTACGCGCTTCGAGGTTATGCCTACGACTGCCTCGGGCAGATGCCGCAGGCCATTTCCGAATACGAGCGGGCGATCGCGCTGGATCCGGACGACGAGCGCACCCGTGCCTCGCTCGCCTACCTGCACCAGGAGCGCGGCCACCTTGCCCTGGCCCTGCGTGCCAATCTTGCATTGACGGCGCCCGAGCGCCTGCGCTTCCGTGATGTGCAGGTGGCGCGCGAACTGGAGCTGCTCGGTTTCACTCACGCGGCCGCGCAGCGCCACGCGCGAAATTTCCAGCTGTATCCGGACAACGTCTTCGCCAACATCGCCTGGCCGCGCAGTCTGTTCGCGGCAGGTGACCCGGGCCGGGCGAGGCAGGCGTTGACCGAGGCGCTGGCACGCGGCACGCCACATCCGCAGTTGCTGCGGCTGCAGGGCGAACTGGCGCTGCTGGCGGGCGATCACGCCGCTGCTGCCGATGCCTTCGAGCGCGGGCGGCAGCTGCGTCCACAGCAATCGCTCGGTCAATCGCTGGCGGCCTTGTACGCGCAGCCCGCGGCATCGCCGGAGTGGGTGGCTTCGCGTCTTGCAACGTTACAGGCGCAGCGCGGCGACGGTTGGTCCGATGCCGCGCTTGAGCGGGCCCTGCTGCTGCAGGCGCAAGGCGACCTGGAGGCTGCCGTCACCGCGCTGCAACAGGCGGTCGATGATGGCTTCCGCGATGCGGCGTGGTTGCGTTCCACGCCGCTGTTTGCGTCCCTGCACGAGGCGCGCGGCTGGGCGCCGCTGCTGGCGCGCATCGATGCCGATATCGGCCGCCAGCGTGCGCAGGTGCTGGCGGCCGACTGGCGTCCCGCCGGGCTGGCCGACCTCAGCGCAGCGCCGGCAGCAGGAATTCGGTGA
- the pnp gene encoding polyribonucleotide nucleotidyltransferase, with protein MAKITKTFQYGKHTVTLETGEIARQAGGAVIVKFDDTVLLVSAVAAKSAREGQDFFPLTCDYQEKFYAGGRIPGGFFKREGRATEKETLISRLIDRPIRPLFPEDYKNEVQIIATVMSLNPDIDGDIPALIGASAALSLAGTPFKGPIAAAKVGYKNGEYILNPTVTELKDSELELVVAGTANAVLMVESEAALLSEDVMLGAVTFGHREMQKVINAINELTVEAGTKPSTWVAPAKNDVLISALQEAIGPRLGEAFQVRDKLQRRDAISAIKKDVVESLAGRVAAEGWNPAELSKEFGELEYSTMRNSVLDTKVRIDGRALDTVRPIAVKTGILPRTHGSSLFTRGETQAIVTITLGTARDGQVIDAVSGEYKENFLFHYNFPPYSVGETGRMMGPKRREIGHGRLAKRGVLAVMPSLESFPYTIRVVSEITESNGSSSMASVCGSSLALMDAGVPVKAPVAGIAMGLVKEGDRFVVLSDILGDEDHLGDMDFKVAGTAEGISALQMDIKIEGITEEIMKQALQQAKAGRLHILGEMAHGLTAPREELSDYAPRLLTIKIHPDKIREVIGKGGSTIQAITKETGTQIDIQDDGTIVIASVNAIAAQAAKARIEQITSDVEPGRIYEGKVAKIMDFGAFVTILPGKDGLVHVSQISSDRVEKVGDVLKEGDVVKVKVLEVDKQGRIRLSMKAVEEGEGATAE; from the coding sequence GTGGCAAAAATCACCAAAACCTTCCAGTACGGCAAGCACACCGTCACGCTTGAGACCGGCGAAATCGCCCGCCAGGCCGGTGGCGCCGTCATCGTCAAGTTCGACGACACCGTGCTGCTGGTCTCCGCCGTTGCCGCCAAGAGCGCGCGTGAGGGCCAGGACTTCTTCCCCCTGACCTGTGACTACCAGGAGAAGTTCTACGCCGGTGGCCGTATCCCGGGTGGCTTCTTCAAGCGCGAAGGCCGCGCGACCGAGAAGGAAACCCTGATCTCGCGTCTGATCGATCGTCCGATCCGTCCGCTGTTCCCGGAAGACTACAAGAACGAAGTCCAGATCATCGCCACCGTGATGTCGCTGAACCCGGACATCGACGGTGACATCCCGGCCCTGATCGGTGCCTCGGCTGCGCTGTCGCTGGCCGGCACCCCGTTCAAGGGTCCGATCGCCGCCGCCAAGGTGGGTTACAAGAACGGTGAGTACATCCTCAACCCGACCGTGACCGAACTGAAGGATTCGGAGCTGGAGCTGGTCGTTGCCGGTACCGCCAACGCCGTGCTGATGGTGGAATCCGAAGCCGCGCTGCTGTCCGAAGACGTGATGCTGGGCGCCGTGACCTTCGGTCACCGCGAAATGCAGAAGGTCATCAACGCGATCAACGAACTGACCGTGGAAGCCGGCACCAAGCCGTCGACCTGGGTGGCCCCGGCCAAGAACGACGTGCTGATCAGCGCCCTGCAGGAAGCCATCGGCCCGCGTCTGGGCGAGGCCTTCCAGGTGCGCGACAAGCTGCAGCGCCGCGACGCCATCTCGGCGATCAAGAAGGACGTGGTCGAGTCGCTGGCCGGCCGCGTTGCCGCTGAAGGCTGGAACCCGGCCGAGCTGTCGAAGGAATTCGGCGAGCTGGAATACAGCACCATGCGCAACTCGGTGCTGGACACCAAGGTACGCATCGACGGCCGTGCGCTGGACACCGTCCGCCCGATCGCAGTGAAGACCGGCATCCTGCCGCGTACCCACGGCTCCTCGCTGTTCACCCGCGGTGAAACGCAGGCCATCGTGACCATCACCCTGGGCACCGCCCGTGATGGCCAGGTCATCGATGCCGTCTCCGGTGAGTACAAAGAGAACTTCCTGTTCCATTACAACTTCCCCCCCTACTCGGTGGGTGAAACCGGCCGCATGATGGGCCCGAAGCGTCGCGAGATCGGCCACGGCCGTCTGGCCAAGCGCGGCGTGCTGGCAGTGATGCCGTCGCTGGAATCCTTCCCGTACACCATCCGCGTCGTCTCGGAAATCACCGAGTCGAACGGTTCCTCGTCGATGGCGTCGGTCTGCGGCTCGTCGCTGGCCCTGATGGACGCCGGCGTGCCGGTGAAGGCTCCGGTGGCCGGCATTGCCATGGGCCTGGTCAAGGAAGGCGATCGCTTCGTCGTCCTGTCCGACATCCTGGGTGACGAAGATCACCTGGGCGACATGGACTTCAAGGTTGCCGGTACCGCTGAGGGCATCTCCGCCCTGCAGATGGACATCAAGATCGAAGGCATCACCGAAGAGATCATGAAGCAGGCTCTGCAGCAGGCCAAGGCTGGCCGTCTGCACATCCTGGGCGAAATGGCCCACGGCCTGACCGCCCCGCGTGAGGAGCTGTCGGACTACGCGCCGCGCCTGCTGACCATCAAGATCCACCCGGACAAGATCCGCGAAGTGATCGGCAAGGGTGGTTCGACCATCCAGGCCATCACCAAGGAAACCGGCACCCAGATCGACATCCAGGATGACGGCACCATCGTCATCGCTTCGGTCAATGCCATCGCTGCCCAGGCCGCCAAGGCCCGCATCGAGCAGATCACCTCGGACGTCGAGCCGGGCCGCATCTACGAAGGCAAGGTCGCCAAGATCATGGACTTCGGTGCATTCGTCACCATCCTGCCGGGCAAGGACGGCCTGGTCCACGTGTCGCAGATCTCCAGCGACCGCGTCGAGAAGGTCGGCGACGTGCTGAAGGAAGGCGATGTGGTCAAGGTCAAGGTGTTGGAAGTCGACAAGCAGGGCCGTATCCGCCTGTCGATGAAGGCCGTCGAGGAAGGCGAAGGCGCCACCGCCGAGTAA
- the rpsO gene encoding 30S ribosomal protein S15, whose product MSIDTQKVIEDNKRSSADTGSPEVQVALLTARIELLTGHFKTHKKDHHSRRGLLQMVNRRRSLLDYLKKKDVERYKALIEKLGLRR is encoded by the coding sequence ATGTCGATCGACACCCAGAAGGTCATTGAAGACAACAAGCGCAGCTCGGCTGATACCGGCTCCCCGGAAGTCCAGGTTGCACTGCTGACCGCCCGCATCGAACTGCTGACCGGCCACTTCAAGACCCACAAGAAGGATCACCACAGCCGCCGTGGTCTGCTGCAGATGGTCAACCGCCGCCGCAGCCTGCTCGACTACCTGAAGAAGAAGGACGTCGAGCGTTACAAGGCCCTGATCGAGAAGCTTGGCCTGCGTCGCTAA
- the truB gene encoding tRNA pseudouridine(55) synthase TruB — protein sequence MTRIQFRRLDGILLLDKPTGMSSNAALQVARRLFRAEKGGHTGSLDPLATGLLPLCFGEATKIAGLLLGSAKAYDAEIVLGQTTDTDDAEGQVLLERSVPVISAEALQAAIAPLLGDILQRAPIYSALKQGGEPLYVKARRGDAVEAPERQVKVHAIEILEQHPERLRLRVTCGSGTYIRSLARDLGETLGCGAHISALRRLWVEPFHEPAMVTLEQLRALVEAQDEAAMDALLLPLAAGLSEYPRVDLDAEQTQRFCVGQRQRDLSWPRGLVAVFGPGSVVQGLGQVDDSGLLAPQRRFNL from the coding sequence ATGACCCGAATTCAGTTCCGCCGCCTGGATGGCATCCTGCTGCTCGACAAGCCGACCGGCATGAGCTCCAACGCCGCGCTGCAGGTCGCCCGTCGCCTGTTCCGTGCGGAGAAGGGTGGCCACACCGGCAGCCTTGACCCGTTGGCCACTGGCCTGTTGCCGCTGTGCTTCGGCGAGGCCACCAAGATCGCCGGCCTGCTGCTGGGCTCGGCCAAGGCCTACGACGCCGAGATCGTGCTGGGCCAGACCACCGATACCGACGACGCCGAGGGCCAGGTGCTGCTCGAGCGGTCGGTGCCCGTGATCAGCGCCGAGGCCCTGCAGGCGGCGATCGCGCCGCTGCTTGGCGACATCCTGCAGCGTGCGCCGATCTATTCCGCGCTCAAGCAGGGCGGGGAGCCGCTGTATGTGAAGGCCCGCCGTGGCGACGCCGTCGAGGCGCCCGAGCGCCAGGTCAAGGTCCACGCCATCGAGATTCTGGAGCAGCACCCCGAGCGGCTGCGGCTGCGGGTCACCTGCGGCTCGGGCACCTATATCCGCAGTCTGGCCCGTGACCTGGGTGAAACGCTGGGCTGTGGCGCGCACATCAGCGCCCTGCGGCGCCTGTGGGTGGAACCGTTCCACGAACCGGCGATGGTCACCCTGGAGCAGCTGAGGGCTCTGGTGGAAGCGCAGGATGAGGCCGCCATGGACGCGCTGCTGCTGCCGCTGGCGGCGGGCCTGTCCGAATACCCCCGGGTTGACCTGGACGCCGAGCAGACCCAGCGCTTCTGCGTGGGCCAGCGCCAGCGCGACCTCTCCTGGCCGCGCGGCCTGGTGGCGGTGTTTGGCCCTGGATCGGTGGTGCAGGGCCTGGGCCAGGTCGACGACAGCGGTCTGCTGGCCCCGCAGCGCCGCTTCAACCTCTGA
- the rbfA gene encoding 30S ribosome-binding factor RbfA — translation MPKTFHRTDRVSAQLRRELGTLVHNAVREHGLPSVSVSDVEITRDMAHAKVFVTALIPERSVEAVKGLKELAWGLRMELARAMKLRHVPELHFHYDDSVDRGERIDNLLRDLPDTVAAEKRREGDEE, via the coding sequence GTGCCCAAGACTTTCCATCGAACCGACCGTGTCTCCGCCCAGCTGCGCCGTGAACTCGGCACCCTGGTGCACAACGCCGTGCGTGAGCACGGGTTGCCCTCGGTGAGCGTGTCCGACGTGGAAATCACCCGCGACATGGCCCACGCCAAGGTGTTCGTCACCGCGCTGATACCGGAACGTTCGGTTGAAGCCGTGAAGGGCCTGAAGGAACTGGCCTGGGGCCTGCGCATGGAGCTGGCGCGCGCGATGAAGCTGCGGCACGTGCCGGAGCTGCATTTCCACTACGACGACTCGGTCGATCGTGGCGAGCGCATCGACAACCTGTTGCGCGACCTGCCCGATACCGTGGCCGCCGAAAAGCGTCGCGAAGGCGACGAAGAATAA
- the infB gene encoding translation initiation factor IF-2, producing the protein MSQQTTIRKLAELVNTPVEKLLEQLAGAGMKFSGPDQVVTSSEKVKLLGFLRRSHGKPEQAPEETDQSAKKITLNRRKQQEVTVNSGRSKTTVNVEVRQKRTYVKADGGRAMTPDEERADILRKLEESRARNLAEQQALAEKDRLRDEEIVRKREEEVAAKERAEAEKKAAEEAAVAAKAAEALAASQPKVRAPIDETAPRPPRAPAAAPAAPRSAPPRSDDRNNRNAPRNERGPGDRFAGQMHLSAADRARRGNSNNSNNRGRPGSRPTSGRRDMSRGGGNSGPHAFERPTAPVVREVAIGDTITVADLAQKLALKGGEVVKALFKMGVMATITQSIDHDTAALVTEELGHKAIRASDNDAEDALLASAGENQGEAVQRPPVVTIMGHVDHGKTSLLDYIRRTKVATGEAGGITQHIGAYHVETPKGVISFLDTPGHAAFTSMRARGAKLTDIVVLVVAADDGVMPQTKEAIQHARSAGVPLIVAINKIDKSGADPMRVKNELLSEQVVAEDFGGDTQMVEISAKTGLGIDDLLEAVSVQAELLELKAVDDGRANGVVIESSLDKGRGPIATVLVQQGRLKKGDYLVCGIQYGRVRALFDETGKQPEFAGPSIPVQVLGLSGVPEAGDDFVVVDDERLAKDVAQQRETKRRESRLVATAGSRMEDIMATLGKGEGQQVLNLVIKADVQGSVQALSQALVALSNDDIRINVIHSGVGGITESDANSAAASKATVIGFNVRADASARRIIESNGVDLRYFSIIYDVIDQVKQVASGLLGVEIREEIIGIAEVRDVFRSSKLGAVAGSMVIEGVVKRNKPIRVLRDSVVIFEGELESLRRFKENVEEVRNGTECGIAVKAYNDVKPGDQIECFERIEVPRTL; encoded by the coding sequence ATGTCGCAGCAAACCACCATCCGCAAGCTTGCTGAACTGGTCAATACACCGGTCGAAAAACTGCTGGAACAGCTGGCTGGTGCCGGCATGAAGTTCAGCGGTCCCGACCAGGTCGTGACCAGCTCCGAGAAAGTGAAGCTCCTGGGCTTCCTTCGTCGCTCGCATGGCAAGCCCGAGCAGGCCCCGGAAGAGACTGATCAGTCTGCCAAGAAGATCACCCTCAACCGTCGCAAGCAGCAGGAAGTGACGGTCAATTCCGGTCGCAGCAAGACAACCGTGAACGTGGAAGTGCGCCAGAAGCGCACCTACGTCAAGGCCGATGGTGGTCGCGCGATGACCCCGGACGAAGAGCGTGCCGATATCCTGCGCAAGCTGGAAGAGTCGCGCGCACGCAACCTCGCCGAGCAGCAGGCACTGGCCGAGAAGGACCGCCTGCGTGACGAGGAAATCGTCCGCAAGCGCGAGGAAGAGGTCGCTGCCAAGGAGCGTGCCGAGGCCGAGAAGAAGGCGGCCGAGGAAGCTGCGGTCGCCGCCAAGGCTGCCGAGGCATTGGCTGCCAGCCAGCCGAAGGTGCGCGCACCGATCGACGAAACCGCGCCGCGCCCGCCGCGCGCTCCGGCTGCAGCCCCGGCTGCTCCGCGTAGTGCGCCGCCGCGCAGCGACGACCGCAACAATCGCAACGCGCCGCGCAACGAGCGTGGCCCGGGTGATCGCTTTGCCGGTCAGATGCACTTGTCCGCCGCCGATCGTGCGCGCCGTGGCAACAGCAACAACAGCAACAACCGTGGTCGCCCGGGCAGCCGTCCGACGTCCGGCCGCCGCGACATGTCGCGCGGCGGTGGCAACTCCGGCCCGCACGCCTTCGAACGTCCGACCGCACCGGTCGTGCGTGAAGTGGCGATCGGCGACACCATCACCGTGGCCGACCTGGCGCAGAAGCTCGCGCTGAAGGGCGGCGAGGTGGTGAAGGCGCTGTTCAAGATGGGCGTGATGGCCACCATCACCCAGTCCATCGACCACGACACTGCGGCACTGGTCACCGAAGAGCTGGGTCACAAGGCGATCCGCGCCAGCGACAACGACGCCGAAGACGCGCTGTTGGCATCGGCCGGCGAGAACCAGGGCGAGGCCGTGCAGCGCCCGCCGGTGGTCACCATCATGGGCCACGTCGATCACGGCAAGACCTCGCTGCTGGATTACATCCGTCGCACCAAGGTCGCCACCGGCGAAGCCGGCGGCATCACCCAGCACATCGGTGCGTACCACGTTGAAACGCCGAAGGGCGTCATCAGCTTCCTGGATACCCCGGGCCACGCCGCGTTCACCTCGATGCGTGCCCGCGGTGCCAAGCTGACCGATATCGTGGTGCTGGTCGTGGCTGCCGATGACGGCGTCATGCCGCAGACCAAGGAAGCGATCCAGCACGCCCGTTCGGCGGGTGTGCCGCTGATCGTGGCGATCAACAAGATCGACAAGTCCGGTGCCGACCCGATGCGGGTCAAGAACGAGCTGCTCTCCGAGCAGGTCGTGGCCGAAGACTTCGGTGGCGACACCCAGATGGTGGAGATCTCGGCCAAGACCGGCCTGGGCATCGACGATCTGCTGGAAGCTGTTTCGGTCCAGGCTGAACTGCTGGAACTGAAGGCGGTCGACGACGGTCGTGCCAACGGCGTGGTCATCGAATCTTCGCTGGACAAGGGCCGTGGCCCGATCGCGACGGTGCTGGTGCAGCAGGGCCGCCTGAAGAAGGGCGATTACCTGGTGTGCGGCATCCAGTACGGCCGCGTGCGTGCGCTGTTCGACGAAACCGGCAAGCAGCCGGAGTTCGCTGGACCGTCCATTCCGGTACAGGTCCTGGGCCTGTCCGGCGTGCCGGAAGCCGGTGACGACTTCGTCGTCGTCGACGACGAGCGTCTGGCCAAGGACGTTGCCCAGCAGCGTGAGACCAAGCGCCGCGAATCGCGCCTGGTCGCCACCGCTGGCAGCCGCATGGAAGACATCATGGCGACCCTGGGCAAGGGCGAGGGCCAGCAGGTCCTCAACCTGGTCATCAAGGCCGACGTGCAGGGTTCGGTGCAGGCGTTGAGCCAGGCCCTGGTGGCGCTGTCCAACGACGACATCCGCATCAACGTGATCCACTCCGGCGTGGGCGGCATCACCGAGTCGGATGCCAATTCGGCTGCCGCTTCGAAGGCCACCGTCATCGGCTTCAACGTGCGTGCGGATGCTTCGGCCCGTCGCATCATCGAATCCAACGGCGTGGACCTGCGTTACTTCTCGATCATCTATGACGTGATCGATCAGGTGAAGCAGGTGGCCTCCGGTCTGCTGGGCGTGGAGATCCGCGAAGAGATCATCGGTATCGCCGAGGTCCGCGACGTCTTCCGCAGCTCCAAGCTGGGTGCCGTCGCCGGCAGCATGGTCATCGAGGGCGTGGTCAAGCGCAACAAGCCGATCCGCGTCCTGCGCGACAGCGTGGTGATCTTCGAAGGCGAGCTGGAATCGCTGCGCCGCTTCAAGGAAAACGTCGAGGAAGTCCGCAACGGTACCGAATGCGGTATCGCGGTGAAGGCCTACAACGACGTCAAGCCGGGTGACCAGATCGAGTGCTTCGAGCGTATCGAAGTGCCGCGCACCCTGTAA
- the nusA gene encoding transcription termination factor NusA has protein sequence MSKELLLVVDAVANEKGVPREVIFDAIEAALASAAKKRYPDEEVLTRVVIDHKDGNYETFRRWEVVADDVVMESPDRQIRLMDAIDEAEGVDVGDYIEEQIENPDFGRIAAQAAKQVIVQRVREAERQQVVDAWADRVGELITGVVKRAERGNIYVDLGGNAEGFIPKDKGIPRDVLRAGDRVRGYLAEVRSEPRGPQLFISRAAPEFMIELFKLEVPEVGQGLVEIKACARDPGDRAKIAVLAHDARTDPIGACIGMRGSRVQAVSNELNGERVDIVLWNENPANFVINAMAPAEVQSIIVDEDKHSMDLAVAEDRLAQAIGKGGQNVRLASRLTGWQLNVMTQDQVTAKSEAEQASARQLFMDKLEVDEEIAGILVSEGFGTVEEIAYVPVGELLAVEGFDEDIVEELRARARDALLNEALAVEEGLEDGQPAQDLLSLKGMDEATAYALAGHGVRTSEDLSDLAADEVMDFGIEGLDQERAAALILAARAEEIARLERGE, from the coding sequence ATGAGCAAGGAACTGTTGCTGGTAGTGGACGCGGTCGCCAACGAGAAGGGCGTGCCGCGTGAAGTGATCTTCGATGCCATCGAGGCCGCCCTGGCCTCGGCAGCGAAGAAGCGCTATCCCGACGAGGAAGTGCTGACCCGCGTGGTCATCGACCACAAGGATGGCAACTACGAAACCTTCCGCCGCTGGGAAGTGGTGGCCGACGACGTAGTGATGGAATCGCCGGATCGCCAGATCCGCCTGATGGACGCCATCGACGAAGCCGAAGGCGTGGATGTCGGCGATTACATCGAAGAGCAGATCGAGAACCCCGACTTCGGTCGCATCGCCGCCCAGGCCGCCAAGCAGGTGATCGTGCAGCGCGTGCGCGAAGCCGAGCGCCAGCAGGTGGTCGATGCCTGGGCCGATCGCGTCGGTGAGCTGATCACCGGCGTGGTCAAGCGCGCTGAGCGCGGCAACATCTATGTCGACCTGGGCGGCAACGCCGAAGGCTTCATTCCGAAGGACAAGGGCATTCCGCGTGATGTCCTGCGTGCCGGCGACCGCGTCCGCGGCTACCTGGCCGAAGTGCGTTCGGAGCCGCGTGGCCCGCAGCTGTTCATCAGCCGCGCAGCGCCGGAATTCATGATCGAGCTGTTCAAGCTGGAAGTGCCGGAAGTCGGCCAGGGCCTGGTGGAAATCAAGGCCTGCGCCCGCGATCCGGGCGACCGCGCCAAGATCGCCGTGCTCGCCCACGATGCCCGCACCGATCCGATCGGCGCCTGCATCGGCATGCGTGGTTCGCGCGTGCAGGCCGTGTCCAACGAGCTCAATGGCGAGCGCGTGGACATCGTCCTGTGGAACGAGAACCCGGCCAACTTCGTCATCAACGCGATGGCGCCGGCCGAAGTGCAGTCGATCATCGTCGATGAAGACAAGCATTCGATGGACCTGGCCGTTGCTGAAGACCGCCTGGCCCAGGCGATCGGCAAGGGCGGCCAGAACGTGCGCCTGGCCAGCCGCCTGACCGGTTGGCAGCTGAACGTGATGACCCAGGACCAGGTGACCGCCAAGTCGGAAGCCGAGCAGGCTTCGGCTCGCCAGCTGTTCATGGACAAGCTGGAAGTGGACGAGGAAATCGCTGGCATCCTGGTCAGCGAAGGCTTCGGCACGGTCGAGGAAATCGCATATGTACCGGTCGGCGAACTGCTGGCCGTGGAAGGTTTCGACGAAGACATCGTCGAAGAGCTGCGCGCACGTGCCCGCGATGCGCTGCTCAATGAGGCCCTGGCAGTCGAGGAAGGCCTGGAGGACGGCCAGCCGGCGCAGGACCTGCTGTCCCTGAAGGGCATGGACGAAGCCACCGCATATGCGTTGGCCGGCCACGGCGTGCGTACCAGCGAGGACTTGTCCGACCTGGCCGCCGACGAGGTCATGGACTTCGGCATCGAAGGGCTGGACCAGGAGCGCGCCGCGGCGCTGATCCTGGCCGCGCGTGCCGAGGAAATCGCCCGACTGGAACGCGGCGAATGA